Proteins co-encoded in one Oreochromis aureus strain Israel breed Guangdong linkage group 3, ZZ_aureus, whole genome shotgun sequence genomic window:
- the LOC120438909 gene encoding uncharacterized protein LOC120438909: MQVVFRGDLLEEENSRRNYISRGPNDTWHIDGNDKLKFFGMWIHLGIDGFSRKVLWLKVGTSNRKQNFVARYFFEAVQEQGGCPQMIRGDRGKENLVVGQMQMAFHMRDLGNQAWRCFRMGTSVHNQRAECFNSILKRTWIKKWLTTFEAMMESGILELDNPVHINCLQYSHLPLLQRDLKTEQTVWNTHDIHKATQCTRSIWETRPSVYLTTSWYVI; this comes from the exons ATGCAAGTGGTCTTCAGAGGAGATCTCCTGGAAGAAGAAAATTCCCGTCGGAATTACATCAGCCGTGGTCCAAATGACACCTGGCACATTGAtg GCAATGATAAACTGAAGTTCTTTGGAATGTGGATACATTTGGGGATTGATGG ATTTTCCAGGAAGGTTCTATGGCTAAAGGTGGGCACATCCAACCGCAAACAAAACTTTGTGGCCAGATACTTCTTTGAGGCTGTTCAAGAACAGGGTG GCTGTCCTCAAATGATTCGGGGGGACAGAGGAAAGGAGAACCTTGTTGTTGGTCAAATGCAGATGGCATTTCACATGCGAGATCTTGGGAATCAGGCATGGAGGTGCTTCAGAATGGGGACATCAGTGCACAACCAG AGAGCTGAATGTTTTAACAGTATTTTAAAGCGGACATGGATTAAGAAATGGCTGACAACATTTGAG GCCATGATGGAGTCTGGGATCCTTGAACTGGACAATCCTGTGCACAT CAACTGCTTGCAGTACTCACACTTGCCACTGCTTCAAAGAGACTTAAAAACGGAGCAAACAGTTTGGAACACCCATGACATCCATAAAGCAACGCAATGCACCAGGTCCATTTGGGAAACCCGACCTTCTGTTTACCTCACCACCTCCTGGTATGTCATTTGA
- the LOC120438728 gene encoding zinc finger protein 271-like: protein MFVRADSPMEEFVDDENQQQMLTLAENNPDRLHEVVGVEFFEEQLDLPSQQGGNVCLFDQCGKRFRSLSHLKRHTAEKPYSCNECDKRFSQSSDLKLHQRIHTGEKPYVCNECGKSFSRSSDLKVHQRIHTGEKPYACNECGKSFSRSSDLKVHQRIHTGERPYACNECGKSFSRSSDLKVHQRIHTGEKPYAYNECGKSFSRSSDLKVHQRIHTGEKPYACNECGKSFSRSSDLKVHQRIHTGEKPYAYNECGKSFSRSSDLKVHQRIHTGEKHYACNECGKSFSRSSDLKVHQRIHTGERPYAYNECGKSFSRSSDLKVHQRIHTGERPYACNECGKSFSRSSDLKVHQRIHTGERPYAYNECGKSFSRSSDLKVHQRIHTGEKPYAYNECGKSFSRSSDLKVHQRIHTGEKHYACNECGKSFSRSSDLKVHQRIHTGERPYAYNECGKSFSRSSDLKVHQRIHTGEKHYACNECGKSFSRSSDLKVHQRIHTGERPYAYNECGKSFSRSSDLKVHQRIHTGEKPYACNECGKSFSRSSDLKVHQRIHTGERPYACNECGKSFSRSSDLKVHQRIHTGEKPYACNECGKSFSRSSDLKVHQRIHTGERPYAYNECGKSFSRSSDLKVHQHIHTGEKPYAYNECGKSFSHLYSLKVHQHNHTEDKPHSCDQCGKGFSVSSHLKRHQRIHTGEKPYICQKCRRRFRHSSTFKRHKNTCRRIPRT, encoded by the exons ATGTTTGTCAGAGCTGATTCACCGATGGAGGAGTTTGTGGACGATGAGAACCAGCAGCAAATGCTGACACTGGCAGAG AACAACCCAGACAGACTTCATGAGGTGGTTGGGGTAGAGTTTTTTGAAGAACAGCTTGATCTTCCCAGCCAACAAGGAGGCAATGTCTGCCTCTTTGACCAGTGTGGGAAAAGATTCAGGAGTTTATCACATTTGAAGCGTCACACTGCGGAAAAACCCTACTCCTGCAATGAGTGTGACAAGCGCTTCAGTCAGTCATCAGACCTGAAACTTCATCAGCGTATCCACACTGGAGAAAAGCCCTATGTCTGCAATGAGTGTGGAAAGAGCTTCAGTAGATCATCAGACCTGAAGGTTCATCAGCGTATCCACACTGGAGAAAAGCCCTATGCCTGCAATGAGTGTGGAAAGAGCTTCAGTAGATCATCAGACCTGAAGGTTCATCAGCGTATCCACACTGGAGAAAGGCCCTATGCCTGCAATGAGTGTGGAAAAAGCTTCAGTAGATCATCAGACCTGAAGGTTCATCAGCGTATCCACACTGGAGAAAAGCCCTATGCCTACAATGAGTGTGGAAAGAGCTTCAGTAGATCATCAGACCTGAAGGTTCATCAGCGTATCCACACTGGAGAAAAGCCCTATGCCTGCAATGAGTGTGGAAAGAGCTTCAGTAGGTCATCAGACCTGAAGGTTCATCAGCGTATCCACACTGGAGAAAAGCCCTATGCCTACAATGAGTGTGGAAAGAGCTTCAGTAGATCATCAGACCTGAAGGTTCATCAGCGTATCCACACTGGAGAAAAGCACTATGCCTGCAATGAGTGTGGAAAGAGCTTCAGTAGATCATCAGACCTGAAGGTTCATCAGCGTATCCACACTGGAGAAAGGCCCTATGCCTACAATGAGTGTGGAAAGAGCTTCAGTAGATCATCAGACCTGAAGGTTCATCAGCGTATCCACACTGGAGAAAGGCCCTATGCCTGCAATGAGTGTGGAAAAAGCTTCAGTAGGTCATCAGACCTGAAGGTTCATCAGCGTATCCACACTGGAGAAAGGCCCTATGCCTACAATGAGTGTGGAAAGAGCTTCAGTAGGTCATCAGACCTGAAGGTTCATCAGCGTATCCACACTGGAGAAAAGCCCTATGCCTACAATGAGTGTGGAAAGAGCTTCAGTAGATCATCAGACCTGAAGGTTCATCAGCGTATCCACACTGGAGAAAAGCACTATGCCTGCAATGAGTGTGGAAAGAGCTTCAGTAGATCATCAGACCTGAAGGTTCATCAGCGTATCCACACTGGAGAAAGGCCCTATGCCTACAATGAGTGTGGAAAGAGCTTCAGTAGATCATCAGACCTGAAGGTTCATCAGCGTATCCACACTGGAGAAAAGCACTATGCCTGCAATGAGTGTGGAAAGAGCTTCAGTAGATCATCAGACCTGAAGGTTCATCAGCGTATCCACACTGGAGAAAGGCCCTATGCCTACAATGAGTGTGGAAAGAGCTTCAGTAGATCATCAGACCTGAAGGTTCATCAGCGTATCCACACTGGAGAAAAGCCCTATGCCTGCAATGAGTGTGGAAAGAGCTTCAGTAGATCATCAGACCTGAAGGTTCATCAGCGTATCCACACTGGAGAAAGGCCCTATGCCTGCAATGAGTGTGGAAAGAGCTTCAGTAGATCATCAGACCTGAAGGTTCATCAGCGTATCCACACTGGAGAAAAGCCCTATGCCTGCAATGAGTGTGGAAAGAGCTTCAGTAGATCATCAGACCTGAAGGTTCATCAGCGTATCCACACTGGAGAAAGGCCCTATGCCTACAATGAGTGTGGAAAGAGCTTCAGTAGATCATCAGACCTGAAGGTTCATCAGCATATCCACACTGGAGAAAAGCCCTATGCCTACAATGAGTGTGGAAAGAGCTTCAGTCATCTATATAGTCTGAAGGTACATCAGCATAACCACACTGAAGACAAGCCCCACtcctgtgatcagtgtgggaagGGTTTCAGTGTGTCATCACATCTGAAGCGTCATCAGCgaatccacacaggagagaaaccgtaCATCTGTCAAAAGTGTAGGAGGCGTTTCAGGCACTCATCCACTTTCAAACGTCACAAGAATACATGTAGACGCATCCCCCGAACCTAA
- the LOC120432725 gene encoding mitogen-activated protein kinase kinase kinase 2-like, with the protein MLPHAVIEAKEAMEGAEELSEGAGNSELLIDFAESFNTTPKSPSLYLPRVPYVEEALITYSEDNLLGEGTFGKVYRGSFHGTPAAVKRIVCGQQGMEDSDIHHEINVSLRLSHPNIVRLMAVARTESCFLLAAEYIHGATLQQVLHTDSCLVKLEGDDAGFISLDLSMAVEYIHAQRIIHQDIKPANVMVHHPSKKAVLTDWGMANIRDTVMLRQGSKFTAQVIGPAGGTYLYMAPECILMFEEASFQTDMWSLGATYLEILTGSAPWTVKKQRELAALMATKTPPHALSHLSDKHSFLGGLVSYDPDSRPSASDVVKFLKSGLDLTSRYGYKW; encoded by the exons ATGTTACCACATGCAGTTATTGAGGCAAAAGAAGCTATGGAGGGAGCTGAAGAGCTATCTGAAGGTGCTGGAAATAGTGAGCTTTTGATAGATTTTGCAGAGTCCTTCAACACAACTCCAAAGTCGCCATCAT TGTATCTTCCACGTGTTCCATATGTGGAAGAGGCTTTAATTACATACAGCGAGGACAATCTACTGGGAGAAGGGACATTTGGCAAGGTATATAGAGGTTCTTTTCATGGTACTCCAGCAGCTGTTAAAAGGATCGTGTGTGGCCAACAAGGGATGGAGGACAGCGACATTCATCATGAGATAAATGTTTCACT gagACTGTCTCACCCCAACATCGTCAGACTAATGGCAGTTGCCCGCACTGAGTCCTGCTTTTTGTTGGCAGCTGAATACATTCATGGCGCAACCCTGCAGCAAGTGCTTCACACAGACAGCTGCTTGGTGAAG CTTGAAGGGGATGATGCCGGTTTCATATCACTGGACTTATCCATGGCAGTAGAGTACATCCATGCACAGAGAATCATTCACCAGGATATAAAGCCAGCAAATGTCATG GTTCACCACCCTTCTAAGAAGGCAGTCCTGACAGACTGGGGCATGGCAAACATAAGAGACACTGTGATGCTTCGTCAAGGGAGTAAGTTCACTGCCCAGGTTATTGGTCCAGCTGGTGGCACATATCTTTACATGGCTCCTGAATGCATACTGATGTTTGAAGAGGCCTCGTTCCAGACAGACATGTGGTCCCTCGGAGCCACATATCTGGAGATCCTGACGGGGTCCGCTCCGTGgactgttaaaaaacaaagagaactgGCTGCACTAATGGCCACCAAAACCCCACCACATGCCCTATCACATCTCAGtgacaaacacagttttcttggTGGTTTGGTGAGCTATGACCCAGACTCAAGGCCTTCCGCATCTGATGTTGTTAAGTTTCTCAAGTCAGGCCTTGATCTTACAAGCCGATATGGCTACAAGTGGTAA